One Primulina eburnea isolate SZY01 chromosome 4, ASM2296580v1, whole genome shotgun sequence genomic window, gattcGGTTTGAGTTTCCCACAAATCAAATACTAGATTTCTATACCTTGCTATGTttgtgctttatattgatttatatacaagcattgagataggaaagtcattggcagatatgccaagttctagacgttcggtggtatcgaggcataggagaagatagactccgattgtagatattcTATACAGACAGAGCTGAAGTCtatgaataagacgtaccgccaccctgattgggagagtaggtgggagacttgctatgtcttattcacaccgggatccctagatttagatATGAGTTGAATTAAAGAATAAGAGTCGAattgttttatctgtattcactaatgtgtcataattacTGATTTACGTGTTATGAATTTGTATgtattgcatgacatgcatgtatacatgttttatactgagatttgttcTCATCGGAGTATTCGGCTGTTGTTTTGTCTGTATgtatgcatgacaacaggtggggcaggatcagggtcgagacaaagatgagagatcaagatagcgtggagattacGGGCTGAGAAGAAGAACTAGTGGTTTATTACTAGACATGtaataaaattctaaacactAGAAGAATATTTGTAATCGAATAAGTGAATGATATTTTGAGTTAAATAAGATATAAGcattatatatgatttatatacacttgtttatattgttaaaagaatttttttttatatgacccacattttctagcaaagatccaattaatcccaaagacaattgagttagagcccgcgTCCCCACAACAGATGGTattagagcgatagatcctttagactgagatagaatagaatgagcgggggtagattgaattttcttcattGCTTttttgtgctagcatgatttattgcattCACTATTACATGATgttttgttatctgagttgatgaCATCATGTAATTGCAAATACTGAATCAAAacagattctggatcagaggtatatgattagaggaggactgagacagattgtatagattgtgtactaatccgtttgataatcagatatgcctcctcgacaaGTACCGCAACCAGTAGCAGGtcgagcaccagaacagggcagtacttcCAATGATCTGATGGGTGTAACCGCTACACCAATGGAGACTTTGCTGAAAAGGTTACAGTCGTTTCGACCACCGACACTGAAGGGCACAAAAAGTGCAGTTGAATGTGAAAGTTCGCTCGATGACatcgaaatgttatttgaatcccTTGACTACACTGACGAGCGACGAGTTAAACTTATTGGGCATCAACGGCATgaagttgcaaagaactggtggcttACCAcgaagagagcattggagcatcgtGGCACAGAGATcacttggaaagtttttaaagcagagttctatcagcgattctttcctgtttcctaccgaaaagacaaaggtggtgagtttgccaatttgagacagggacaGCTGAACCTCGAGGAATATGTGGCAAAGTTTTTGACATTGatccgatttgctcctcatgtcgCAGAGAATGATGAGGCCGTGGCAGATAAGTTTATCAATGTCCTGAATCCAGAAatatttaccttggtgaatatcGGTAGACCAAACAATTTTTCAGATGCCTTGAACCGTGCCAAGGGGGCAGAAgctggattgcttaggcaacgaagCACTTCTTATGTCGCTCTGGCTCCAAGACCGTGACAACCTTCAATTCAACCCCTCCCAGATTCAAGagtggtggtagtagcagtggcaagAAAGATCAACTGAAAGCAAAAGACAAACAGTTCAAGAGATCAGGgggcagttcttcgagctccagtggatcatGATAGAGAGGTCCGGGTCAGAGCACAGAGTATACAGGTGtgtattgcagttcttgtggaggcAGACATGCCAACGAGCAGTGCCAGGGTATGATGGGTCGCTGTAACATCTGcagacaacagggacatttcgccagggTATGTTTACAGAAAGGAGTACAGCAAGTTCAGAGTGTAGGAGCATCTGGTTCAGTAACTCAGCCtaagaggcaagcttcatctgttcattcctttcagccaaccCCAACACAGACCCAGCccgagccagaggtagccagacagttAGAAGATTTGCTaaccaaggggtatatcagaccaagtgtatctccttggagagctccggtgctgtttgtgcgaaagaaagacggatCAATGAGATTGTGTAATGATTACCGGAAATTTAATAAAGCGacagtaaagaacaaatatccattgcctcgtatcgacgatttatttcatcagttgcagggttcgtctgtctattccaagattgatttgagatctggatatcaccagctgagagtCCGAGatattgatataccgaagacagcattccgaaccaggtatggacactatgaatttatcgtcatgcctttcggtttaacgaatgctccagcagtgTTTATGGgactgatgaaccgtgtctttcagaaatatttagatgagtttgttattgtttttattgatgatattatgGTATATTCTAAGAGTATGATTGGGCATGCCGAACATTTAAGAATTGTATTGCAAACCTtgagaaatgagaaattatatgctaaactgtcaaagtgtgagttctAGCTAAGACAAGTTGTCTgtttggggcatatcatatctggaggcggtatttctgttgatccgagtaaagttgaggctgtgatcagttggcctagaccgatctcagtgccagagatacgcagtttcatgagTTTGGCAGGGtactatcgacgatttattaaagatttctccagtattgcgaaggCGATTACCCAATTAACatagaagaatgcgccattggTGTGGTCTGAAGCCTGTGATTCTAGCTTCTTGGAGTTAAAGAAacgactgaccagtgctcctgtATTGACTATTCCTTTAGGTACTAgtaatttcgttgtatattgtgatgcatctcaaagaaggctaggatgtgttctgatgcagcgggggcatgtcattgcttatgcctcgagacaattgaagccacatgagactcgttacccaattcatgatcttgaattggcggctattgtgtttgcactgaagatatggcgacactatctctaCGACGAAAAGTTTGAAATctactctgatcacaaaagcctaaAGTAtatgttttctcagtcagagttgaatatgagacagcgtagatggctcgaCTTGTTGAAGGaatttgattgcgagatcaagtattatccCGGAAAGTCAAATGAGgcagcggatgccttgagtcgaaaggtatgttctttatccttatcgacgataggtgtttcaaacttaattgaagattgctgtttgtctggattagcatttgatacagatagtaaaccATTGCGACTTGCTATGATTCAAATAGAACCAGATTTGATTGTTCGCattaaagaagcacagaaaaatgatccgaatgtgCAATTAGATTGAGATGGTCAGAACCGGACAtcagtcagagtatcaggtacatgaagatgttttgtatgtgaataaccgtcttgtagtgccagatgtttcaga contains:
- the LOC140830126 gene encoding uncharacterized protein produces the protein MPPRQVPQPVAGRAPEQGSTSNDLMGVTATPMETLLKRLQSFRPPTLKGTKSAVECESSLDDIEMLFESLDYTDERRVKLIGHQRHEVAKNWWLTTKRALEHRGTEITWKGQLNLEEYVAKFLTLIRFAPHVAENDEAVADKFINVLNPEIFTLVNIGRPNNFSDALNRAKGAEAGLLRQRSTSYVALAPRP